CTGATGCAGCGACGCCGCGTGAGGGATGACGGCCTTCGGGTTGTAAACCTCTTTCAGCAGGGAAGAAGCGAAAGTGACGGTACCTGCAGAAGAAGCGCCGGCTAACTACGTGCCAGCAGCCGCGGTAATACGTAGGGCGCAAGCGTTGTCCGGAATTATTGGGCGTAAAGAGCTCGTAGGCGGCTTGTCACGTCGGGTGTGAAAGCCCGGGGCTTAACCCCGGGTCTGCATTCGATACGGGCAGGCTAGAGTGTGGTAGGGGAGATCGGAATTCCTGGTGTAGCGGTGAAATGCGCAGATATCAGGAGGAACACCGGTGGCGAAGGCGGATCTCTGGGCCATTACTGACGCTGAGGAGCGAAAGCGTGGGGAGCGAACAGGATTAGATACCCTGGTAGTCCACGCCGTAAACGGTGGGAACTAGGTGTTGGCGACATTCCACGTCGTCGGTGCCGCAGCTAACGCATTAAGTTCCCCGCCTGGGGAGTACGGCCGCAAGGCTAAAACTCAAAGGAATTGACGGGGGCCCGCACAAGCAGCGGAGCATGTGGCTTAATTCGACGCAACGCGAAGAACCTTACCAAGGCTTGACATACACCGGAAACGGCCAGAGATGGTCGCCCCCTTGTGGTCGGTGTACAGGTGGTGCATGGCTGTCGTCAGCTCGTGTCGTGAGATGTTGGGTTAAGTCCCGCAACGAGCGCAACCCTTGTCCTGTGTTGCCAGCGTGCCCTTCGGGGTGACGGGGACTCACAGGAGACCGCCGGGGTCAACTCGGAGGAAGGTGGGGACGACGTCAAGTCATCATGCCCCTTATGTCTTGGGCTGCACACGTGCTACAATGGCAGGTACAATGAGCTGCGATACCGTGAGGTGGAGCGAATCTCAAAAAGCCTGTCTCAGTTCGGATTGGGGTCTGCAACTCGACCCCATGAAGTCGGAGTTGCTAGTAATCGCAGATCAGCATTGCTGCGGTGAATACGTTCCCGGGCCTTGTACACACCGCCCGTCACGTCACGAAAGTCGGTAACACCCGAAGCCGGTGGCCCAACCCCTTGTGGGAGGGAGCTGTCGAAGGTGGGACTGGCGATTGGGACGAAGTCGTAACAAGGTAGCCGTACCGGAAGGTGCGGCTGGATCACCTCCTTTCTAAGGAGCACTTCTTACCGGGTTCGCTCGGTCAGAGGCCACTACGCAGGCAAACGTTCTGCGGTGGTTGCTCATGGGTGGAACGTTGATTATTCGGCACACTTGATCGTCTTCTCCTTCTAGTACTGCTCTTCGGAGCGTGGAACGTTGAGGGAAGCGGGGAGTGTGTCGGGCACGCTGTTGGGTGTCTGAGGGAATGAACCCCCTCGTGATGCCGGCCCCAGTGAACTCGGAGTGAAGCTCCGGGGTGATGGGTGGCTGGTCGTTGTTTGAGAACTGCACAGTGGACGCGAGCATCTGTGGCCAAGTTTTTAAGGGCGCACGGTGGATGCCTTGGCACCAGGAACCGATGAAGGACGTGGGAGGCCACGATAGTCCCCGGGGAGTCGTCAACCAGGCTTTGATCCGGGGGTTTCCGAATGGGGAAACCCGGCAGTCGTCATGGGCTGTCACCCGCTGCTGAACACATAGGCAGTGTGGAGGGAACGCGGGGAAGTGAAACATCTCAGTACCCGCAGGAAGAGAAAACAACCGTGATTCCGGGAGTAGTGGCGAGCGAAACCGGATGAGGCCAAACCTACGACGTGTGAGACCCGGCAGGGGTTGCGTCGTGGGGGTTGTGGGATCTCTCTTCTGTCGTCTGCCGGCGACAGGACGAGTCAGAAACCGTTGATGTAGGCGAAGGACATGCGAAAGGTCCGGCGTAGAGGGTAAGACCCCCGTAGTCGAAACGTCAGCGGCTCGTTTGAGAGACACCCAAGTAGCACGGGGCCCGAGAAATCCCGTGTGAATCTGGCGGGACCACCCGCTAAGCCTAAATATTCCCTGGTGACCGATAGCGGATAGTACCGTGAGGGAATGGTGAAAAGTACCGCGGGAGCGGAGTGAAATAGTACCTGAAACCGTGTGCCTACAAGCCGTGGGAGCGTCGGATATGTGCTTGCACATATCTCGTGACTGCGTGCCTTTTGAAGAATGAGCCTGCGAGTTTGCGGTGTGTTGCGAGGTTAACCCGGGTGGGGTAGCCGTAGCGAAAGCGAGTCCGAATAGGGCGTTTCAGTAGCACGCTCAAGACCCGAAGCGGAGTGATCTAGCCATGGGCAGGTTGAAGCGGAGGTAAGACTTCGTGGAGGACCGAACCCACCAGGGTTGAAAACCTGGGGGATGACCTGTGGTTAGGGGTGAAAGGCCAATCAAACTCCGTGATAGCTGGTTCTCCCCGAAATGCATTTAGGTGCAGCGTCGTGTGTTTCTTGCCGGAGGTAGAGCACTGGATAGGCGATGGGCCCTACCGGGTTACTGACCTTAGCCAAACTCCGAATGCCGGTAAGTGAGAGCGCGGCAGTGAGACTGTGGGGGATAAGCTCCATGGTCGAGAGGGAAACAGCCCAGAGCATCGACTAAGGCCCCTAAGCGTACGCTAAGTGGGAAAGGATGTGGAGTCGCAGAGACAACCAGGAGGTTGGCTTAGAAGCAGCCACCCTTGAAAGAGTGCGTAATAGCTCACTGGTCTAGTGATTCCGCGCCGACAATGTAGCGGGGCTCAAGCGTACCGCCGAAGTCGTGTCATTGCAGCAATACTCCCAACGGAGGCTGTGATGGGTAGGGGAGCGTCGTGTGCCGGGTGAAGCTGCGCCGGAAGGCAGTGGTGGACGGTTCACGAGTGAGAATGCAGGCATGAGTAGCGATACACACGTGGGAAACGTGTGCGCCGATTGACTAAGGGTTCCTGGGTCAAGCTGATCTGCCCAGGGTAAGTCGGGACCTAAGGCGAGGCCGACAGGCGTAGTCGATGGATAACCGGTTGATATTCCGGTACCCGCTGTGAAGCGTCAAACATCGAACCAGGCGATGCTAAGTCCGTGAAGCCGCCCCGGAGCCTTCGGGCAAAGGGGAGTGGTGGAGCCGACGAACCAGACTTGCAGTAGGTGAGTGATGGGGTGACGCAGGAAGGTAGTCCATCCCGGGCGGTGGTTGTCCCGGGGTAAGGGTGTAGGCCGTGCGATAGGCAAATCCGTCGCACATGAGGCTGAGACCTGATGCCGAGCCGATTGTGGTGAAGTGGATGATCCTATGCTGTCGAGAAAAGCCTCTAGCGAGTTTCATGGCGGCCCGTACCCTAAACCGACTCAGGTGGTCAGGTAGAGAATACCGAGGCGTTCGGGTGAACTATGGTTAAGGAACTCGGCAAAATGCCCCCGTAACTTCGGGAGAAGGGGGCCACACCTGGTGATCCAATTTACTTGGTGAGCTGGGGGTGGCCGCAGAGACCAGCGAGAAGCGACTGTTTACTAAAAACACAGGTCCGTGCGAAGCCGTAAGGCGATGTATACGGACTGACGCCTGCCCGGTGCTGGAACGTTAAGGGGACCGGTTAGTCACATTTCGGTGTGGCGAAGCTGAGAACTTAAGCGCCAGTAAACGGCGGTGGTAACTATAACCATCCTAAGGTAGCGAAATTCCTTGTCGGGTAAGTTCCGACCTGCACGAATGGCGTAACGACTTCTCGACTGTCTCAACCATAGGCCCGGTGAAATTGCACTACGAGTAAAGATGCTCGTTTCGCGCAGCAGGACGGAAAGACCCCGGGACCTTTACTACAGTTTGATATTGGTGTTCGGTTCGGCTTGTGTAGGATAGCTGGGAGACTTTGAAACGCGGACGCCAGTTCGCGGTGAGTCGTCGTTGAAATACCAGTCTGGTCGTGCTGGATGTCTAACCTGGGTCCGTGATCCGGATCAGGGACAGTGTCTGATGGGTAGTTTAACTGGGGCGGTTGCCTCCTAAAGGGTAACGGAGGCGCCCAAAGGTTCCCTCAGCCTGGTTGGTAATCAGGTGTTGAGTGTAAGTGCACAAGGGAGCTTGACTGTGAGACCGACGGGTCGAGCAGGGACGAAAGTCGGGACTAGTGATCCGGCGGTGGCTTGTGGAAGCGCCGTCGCTCAACGGATAAAAGGTACCCCGGGGATAACAGGCTGATCTTCCCCAAGAGTCCATATCGACGGGATGGTTTGGCACCTCGATGTCGGCTCGTCGCATCCTGGGGCTGGAGTCGGTCCCAAGGGTTGGGCTGTTCGCCCATTAAAGCGGTACGCGAGCTGGGTTTAGAACGTCGTGAGACAGTTCGGTCCCTATCCGCTGCGCGCGTAGGAATATTGAGAAGGGCTGTCCCTAGTACGAGAGGACCGGGACGGACGAACCTCTGGTGTGCCAGTTGTTCTGCCAAGGGCATGGCTGGTTGGCTACGTTCGGGAGGGATAACCGCTGAAAGCATCTAAGCGGGAAGCCTGCTTCGAGATGAGTATTCCCACCCCCTTTGAGGGGTTAAGGCTCCCAGTAGACGACTGGGTTGATAGGCCGGATCTGGAAGGCGGGTAACCGCTGGAGGTGACCGGTACTAATAGGCCGAGGGCTTGTCCATATTTGCTCGCGTCCACTGTGTTAGTTCTGAGGCAACGACTGTGTGTTTTCCGGTCTGAGTTTCATAGTGTTTCGGTGGTCATAGCGTGAGGGAAACGCCCGGTTACATTCCGAACCCGGAAGCTAAGCCTTACAGCGCCGATGGTACTGCAGGGGGGACCCTGTGGGAGAGTAGGACACCGCCGAACAATCTTTGCGAAAACCCCCGTTCCTTTTGGAACGGGGGTTTTCTGCGTTTAGGCTGAATTCTATGAGCTATGTGATCCGGTCCGTCCGTGCCCACGAGTGGCCTGCCGCGAAGGAGTTGCGGCTTACGGCTCTTCAGGATCCGGTCGCGCCTCTCGCCTTCCTGGAGACCTATGAGGAGGCCGTCGCGCGGCCCGACTCCTTCTGGAAGGAGCGGACCGCCCAGGGTGCCGAGGGGGCGGACAAGGTACAGACGATCATCGCCGAGGCGCCCGACGGGCAGTGGGTCGGGACCGTGACCGTGCTGTTGGAGGAGCCCGGGACCGTGGACTGGGCGGGATTTCCGGTGGAGCGGAAGCAGGGGCACCTCGTCGGGGTCTTCGTGCTGCCCGAGGAGCGTGGCAGTGGGCTCACCGATGTGCTGTTCGACGCCGCCCTGGAGTGGGCGTGGGCGCACGGGGCCGAGCGGGTGCGGCTGATCGTGCACGAGGACAACGGGCGGGCGCAGCGGTTCTATCGCAAGGCCGGGTTCGAGCCGAGTGGAGTGGTCGTGCCGCTCGCTGCGGCTCCTGGGCAGTCCGAGCTGGAGTTCGTGCTCGAACGTCCCTGACTACACGGGCAGTTCGGCGTCCGGCCAGCGGGTGCGGGCCTGTTCCCGGGACCGGAGCAGGGCCAGGGTCGGTAGCCCCCGGTCCGCTCCGGTGGCCAGCAGCTCCGGGAGCTGGGGAAGCGGAGCCACGGCCGCGACGTCGTCCAGGACGAGCGTCAGTGGTGGGTCGAGGCGACCGGCGGATGACCGTTCGGCCATGTGCCGGCCACGCTCGACCACGCTGGAGGCGAGAGCCGTCAGAAGGGGCATCGCGCCGGGGTTGGTCCTGGGGTCCTCGATGGATTCACCCACCACATAAAGCGTTCCCCCTTCGTCGACGAAGGAATCCAAGGCGAGGGCATCATTTCGGTTGGGAGTGCATGCCTCGCGGATGTTGACGGTGAAGAGGGCGGAGAGGGCTCTCGCCGTCAGTTCCTGGGCGATGTCCCGGCGTTCCGGGTGGGCGGTCAGGGCTGCCTCGAGTTCGCCCGCGGCGCCCGGGGTGGCCTTCGGGTGGGTGCGGAGGGTTCGTACCGCGTCCTGGATCTGGGTGCCCTGGCACCAGCGGTGGACGTGGCGGATGGTGCGGGCGTCTATGGCGGCGGCGTGGAGGTAGCTGCGCAGGAGCGTTTCGGCTACGTCGGTGACGGCCTGGTCGATCTTTGCGGTGGGGCGGATGGGGGCGAGGAGGGCCTGTGCTCTGGCCTTCGCTGTTTCCTTGGTCTCGCAGCCGGTGGTGGGGGACCAGTGGAGGCGGGCCGGGGTGTCGCAGAGGTGGGTGGGGTCGTAGACGTGGACCGGGCCGAGTTTGGCTCGGGCGTCTTTCGTGTCCTGCCAGATGGCTGGGTTCGAGGTGACTACGAGGGTGGGGCCTTCCGCGTCCCGGATGGTCTGGGTTGCGGTGGTGTGGCGGGTGTCGCTGGGGGCGTAGAGGATCGCGCCTTCGGCGCGGGGTGTTTCCCACCCGCCCACCCGTTCACCCTTGGACAGGGAAGTGGGCAGCTTGGCGGGTGTCGGCGTCCCGCGAAGTGGCTCGGTGGGCAGGGGGAGCCCGGGCTGGTTGCTCGCCGTCGGCGGCTGCGGCTGCGTGGGCGGATCCAGCGGCGGGGCCGCGACCATCGGCTCGGGTGCCGGTCTCTGGGCCGGTACTTCGTGGGGCTGGTCCTGGGGCGCCGGGCGATGTTCCCGGGCCGCCAGCCTCTCCGCCCGCGTCCTCGCCCGCACCGCTCTCCAGCGGGCCAGGGTGCCCATCACGAAGATCGTGAGGACGACCAGGATCATCAGTTGGCCGATGAACAGGCCCCAGACCAGGCCGTAGCCGGAGAGTTGGCCGGGTGGGGTGTCGGGCCAGGCGCCGGGGATGTCCTGGGGGTGGCCGATGAGGTGGCGCATGGCCAGAGGGGTGCGGGTGAAGGTGACGCCCTCGGGCCAGGCGCCCTGCGCGAAGAGGGCCGCGAGACCCGTGGCCGTCCAGACCAGCAGGGTCGTGCCGAGGAGGAAGGCGAGTATGCCGACCAACAGCCCGTCCGGGACGCCTCCCTGGCCTCCCTGTCCGCTCCGGTGGCGGTCGTCCGGTCTCACCACTGCCCGCCCTTCCTACGCCACCGTCGACTCGGAGTCGCCCATGTGCTGTTCCACGAAGGCCGCCGCCCGTTCCTCCGCCTCCAGCTCGGCGGCGCGCAGGGCGTCGTCGTTGAGGTCGGCGGAGGACTCCGTCATCGCGCGGTCGGTGAAGACCAGGGGGCGTTCCGTCTCGGTGACCAGGTGTTTGACGACCTGGACATTGCCGTTGACGTCCCAGACGGCGATGCCGGGGGTGAGGGACGGGATGATCTCCACCGCCCAGCGGGGGAGGCCCAGGACACGGCCCGTCGCCCTCGCCTCGTCCGCTTTCTGGGCGTAGATCGTGCGGGTCGACGCCATCTTCAGGATCGCGGCCGCTTCCTTCGCCGCCGCTCCGTCCACCACGTCGGACAGGTGGTGGACCACCGCCACGAAGGACAGGCCGAGGCGGCGGCCGAACTTCAGCAGGCGCTGGAACAGCTGGGCCACGAAGGGGCTGTTGATGATGTGCCAGGCCTCTTCCACGAGGAAGATGCGCTTCTTGCGGTCGGGGCGGATCCAGGTGTGTTCCAGCCAAACTCCGACGATCGCCATGAGGATGGGCATGGCGATGGAGTTGCGGTCGATGTGGGACAAATCGAAGACGATCAGCGGCGCGTCCAGGTCGATGCCGACCGTGGTCGGGCCGTCGAACATGCCCCGCAGGTCACCGTCGACCAGGCGGTCCAGGACCAGGGCGACATCCAGGCCCCACGCGCGGACGTCCTCTATGTCGACGTTCATCGCCTCGGCCGACTCGGGCTCGGGGTGCCGTAGCTGCTCCACGATGTCCGTGAGGATCGGCTGGCGTTCGACGATCGTCTCGTTGACGTAGGCGTGCGCGACCTTGAGGGCGAAGCCGGAGCGCTCGTCCAGGCCGTGGCCCATCGCGACCTCGATGATCGTGCGGAGCAGCGCCAGCTGGCCCGTCGTCGTGATCGCCGGGTCCAGGGGGTTGAGGCGGATGCCCTGGTCGAGGGCCGCCATCGGGTCGAGCCGGATGGGAGTTATCCCCAGCTCCTGCGCGATGAGGTTCCACTCGCCGGCGCCGTCCTCGCCCTGGGCGTCCAGGACGACGACCTGGCGGTCGCGGAAGCGCAGCTGCCGCAGGACGTACGTCTTCTCCAGCGCCGACTTGCCGTTGCCGGACTCGCCCAGGACCAGCCAGTGGGGCGCGGGCAGCTGCTGGCCGTAGAGCTGGAAGGGGTCGTAGATGTAGCCCTTGCCGGAGTAGACCTCGCGGCCGATGATCACGCCCGAGTCGCCGAGGCCGGGCGCGGCGGTCGGGAGGTAGACCGCCTGCGCCTGGCCGGTGGAGGTGCGGACCGGCAGGCGGGTCGTCTCGACCTTCCCGAAGAGGAAGGACGTGAAGGCGTCGGTGAGGACGGACAGCGGATCCCGCATGCTTGGTCCCCTACTTTCGGATGCCGGTGGCGAACGGAAGCGTGTTCACGAAGGCGCGGTGGTGCTCGCGGTCGCACCACTCCAGCTTCAGGTACGACTTTCCGGCCGAGGCCCGGATGGTCCGCTTGTCGCGGGCCAGGGCCTCGGGGGAGCGGGAGGAGACGGTGATGTAGCCGACCAGGTTGACGCCGGCCGCGCCGCTGGCGAGGTCCTCGCCGCGCTGGTCGAGGCGGGAGTGGGCGGCCACGTCCCGCGGGTCGACCGTGCGGTTCATCTTGGCGGCGCGGGACGCCTCGGCCTCGTCGTTGGTCTTCTCGGTCAGCATGCGCTCGATGGCGACCTCGGTGGGTTCGAGGTCCATCGTGACGGCGACCGTGCGGATGACGTCCGGGGTGTGGACGAGGAGCGGGGCGAGGAAGTTGACGCCCACCGGGGTCATCGGCCACTCCTTGACCCACGCGGTGGCGTGGCACCAGGGGGCGCGGGTGGAGGACTCCCTCGTCTTCGCCTGGAGGAACGTCGGTTCCATGGCGTCGAGTTCGGCCGGCCAGGCGTTGCGCTTGGTCA
Above is a window of Streptomyces griseorubiginosus DNA encoding:
- a CDS encoding GNAT family N-acetyltransferase, which codes for MSYVIRSVRAHEWPAAKELRLTALQDPVAPLAFLETYEEAVARPDSFWKERTAQGAEGADKVQTIIAEAPDGQWVGTVTVLLEEPGTVDWAGFPVERKQGHLVGVFVLPEERGSGLTDVLFDAALEWAWAHGAERVRLIVHEDNGRAQRFYRKAGFEPSGVVVPLAAAPGQSELEFVLERP
- a CDS encoding type IV secretory system conjugative DNA transfer family protein, which produces MRPDDRHRSGQGGQGGVPDGLLVGILAFLLGTTLLVWTATGLAALFAQGAWPEGVTFTRTPLAMRHLIGHPQDIPGAWPDTPPGQLSGYGLVWGLFIGQLMILVVLTIFVMGTLARWRAVRARTRAERLAAREHRPAPQDQPHEVPAQRPAPEPMVAAPPLDPPTQPQPPTASNQPGLPLPTEPLRGTPTPAKLPTSLSKGERVGGWETPRAEGAILYAPSDTRHTTATQTIRDAEGPTLVVTSNPAIWQDTKDARAKLGPVHVYDPTHLCDTPARLHWSPTTGCETKETAKARAQALLAPIRPTAKIDQAVTDVAETLLRSYLHAAAIDARTIRHVHRWCQGTQIQDAVRTLRTHPKATPGAAGELEAALTAHPERRDIAQELTARALSALFTVNIREACTPNRNDALALDSFVDEGGTLYVVGESIEDPRTNPGAMPLLTALASSVVERGRHMAERSSAGRLDPPLTLVLDDVAAVAPLPQLPELLATGADRGLPTLALLRSREQARTRWPDAELPV
- a CDS encoding ATP-binding protein, with the protein product MRDPLSVLTDAFTSFLFGKVETTRLPVRTSTGQAQAVYLPTAAPGLGDSGVIIGREVYSGKGYIYDPFQLYGQQLPAPHWLVLGESGNGKSALEKTYVLRQLRFRDRQVVVLDAQGEDGAGEWNLIAQELGITPIRLDPMAALDQGIRLNPLDPAITTTGQLALLRTIIEVAMGHGLDERSGFALKVAHAYVNETIVERQPILTDIVEQLRHPEPESAEAMNVDIEDVRAWGLDVALVLDRLVDGDLRGMFDGPTTVGIDLDAPLIVFDLSHIDRNSIAMPILMAIVGVWLEHTWIRPDRKKRIFLVEEAWHIINSPFVAQLFQRLLKFGRRLGLSFVAVVHHLSDVVDGAAAKEAAAILKMASTRTIYAQKADEARATGRVLGLPRWAVEIIPSLTPGIAVWDVNGNVQVVKHLVTETERPLVFTDRAMTESSADLNDDALRAAELEAEERAAAFVEQHMGDSESTVA